The following are encoded together in the Flavobacterium sp. TR2 genome:
- a CDS encoding ABC transporter permease — translation MLKNWTNIFVYHIKNNKFFTVLNILGLSIGIAGLIFAILYWNDEHSYDQWNPEKDKIYSVMNDFGGGNIWTTNSPIPGRMLKETTSYLDQYCYFRPFYTKETIQYNGKIELVDKIFSAQTTFFSFFPFEFIQGNAKTALSDRNSMVLSKETALRIFKNENPMGKQVKYADRIFVVRGVYKMPEKSSVMPAVITPVVEEELEKNKDNWGFSYGLMLKLKRQSDTTAVIQNLDKIFLEDNYKKQAKAEGLSIEQFIKQYGDPIKSRLLPFTRARLYQGNYAFPEQNANLQFLKIVMGLSILILILSIVNYINMATANAVKRAKEVGVRKIVGATKSQIVAQFVFETTLITLFSVLLAMVIVELSLPFYNAFLNKNLSLIGTQFYLQLILIFFFVIIVSGVFPAVYISNFETLKVLKGNFSRSKNGVWIRNGMLVLQFSIATLFIIGSFIVYKQVNFMMAKDLGFNGAQVMDISFKPQKGKNQYERYKLIKQELLKIKGVEAVSAGMFSIGSNENSWQGLHYKSNKEVVTQQMPVDFGELKLLGIKIYKGRDLNPELATDSISSALLNETAAKTLQVKDPVNQDITFGGQKFKVVGVVKNFHYIGLEYNVAPMIFFHIKAFDWMTNDMRNVSVKISPEGMPETIAAIDKFWKSKVDQEYPFEYDFVDKNFARTYKKYQDQRNLFALLNVVVILIAIFGLFALASFSMERRLREIAIRKTLGAETNTLLKELSKQYVVFCVIGFFIGIVPAFLLMQKWLENFASRIDIPFLPFLAAFVSLLFLTLTIVLAKAYQVTKVDVLKYLKYE, via the coding sequence ATGCTTAAGAACTGGACAAACATATTTGTTTATCATATTAAGAATAACAAATTCTTTACTGTGCTCAATATATTGGGCTTGAGTATTGGAATTGCGGGTTTGATTTTTGCAATCCTATACTGGAACGACGAACATTCGTATGACCAATGGAATCCTGAAAAGGATAAGATTTATAGCGTAATGAATGATTTTGGCGGAGGCAATATTTGGACAACAAACTCCCCGATTCCTGGCCGAATGCTAAAAGAAACTACTTCCTATTTGGATCAATACTGTTATTTTAGACCATTTTATACCAAAGAAACGATTCAGTATAACGGAAAAATCGAATTGGTTGACAAAATCTTTTCGGCTCAGACTACTTTCTTTTCTTTTTTTCCTTTTGAATTTATTCAAGGTAATGCTAAAACTGCTTTGAGCGATCGCAACAGCATGGTACTTTCTAAAGAAACCGCTTTGCGCATTTTTAAGAATGAAAACCCAATGGGCAAACAGGTAAAATATGCCGATCGAATTTTTGTTGTTCGCGGTGTTTACAAAATGCCTGAAAAATCATCGGTAATGCCGGCTGTTATAACTCCCGTGGTTGAAGAAGAATTGGAAAAAAATAAAGACAACTGGGGCTTTAGCTACGGATTAATGCTTAAGCTGAAAAGACAAAGCGATACGACAGCAGTTATCCAAAATTTGGATAAAATTTTTCTTGAAGACAACTATAAAAAGCAGGCAAAAGCTGAAGGTTTATCTATTGAACAGTTTATAAAACAATACGGAGATCCTATAAAATCTAGACTCCTGCCATTTACAAGAGCGAGACTTTATCAGGGAAATTATGCTTTTCCTGAACAGAATGCCAATTTGCAGTTTCTAAAAATCGTAATGGGGCTATCGATCCTAATTTTAATTCTTTCGATTGTAAATTACATTAATATGGCTACTGCAAATGCTGTAAAACGTGCTAAAGAAGTTGGAGTCCGAAAAATAGTTGGCGCTACAAAATCGCAGATTGTTGCGCAGTTTGTTTTTGAAACCACGCTCATTACCTTGTTTTCGGTTTTACTGGCAATGGTAATAGTAGAACTTTCGCTTCCGTTTTATAATGCTTTTCTAAACAAAAATCTATCCCTGATAGGAACTCAATTCTATTTGCAGCTAATCTTGATTTTCTTTTTTGTTATTATTGTTTCTGGCGTTTTCCCAGCAGTTTATATTTCCAATTTTGAAACTTTAAAAGTTCTAAAAGGCAATTTTTCGAGAAGCAAAAATGGTGTCTGGATTCGTAACGGAATGCTTGTTTTACAGTTTTCTATTGCCACTCTTTTTATTATCGGGTCGTTTATTGTTTACAAACAGGTAAACTTTATGATGGCAAAAGATTTAGGTTTTAATGGTGCTCAGGTCATGGATATTTCGTTTAAGCCGCAAAAAGGCAAAAACCAATATGAAAGATATAAACTTATTAAACAAGAACTGCTGAAAATTAAAGGTGTTGAAGCCGTTTCTGCCGGAATGTTTTCTATAGGAAGCAATGAGAACTCATGGCAAGGACTTCATTACAAATCGAACAAAGAAGTTGTGACACAGCAAATGCCTGTTGATTTTGGCGAATTAAAGCTTTTAGGCATCAAAATATACAAAGGAAGAGACTTGAATCCTGAATTGGCTACAGACAGCATTTCGAGCGCTTTACTGAATGAAACCGCCGCAAAAACGCTGCAGGTAAAAGATCCTGTAAATCAAGACATCACTTTTGGCGGACAGAAATTTAAAGTTGTCGGTGTTGTCAAAAATTTCCATTATATCGGTTTAGAATATAATGTTGCTCCAATGATTTTCTTCCATATCAAGGCTTTTGATTGGATGACAAATGATATGCGAAATGTTTCTGTCAAAATATCTCCTGAGGGAATGCCTGAAACGATCGCGGCAATTGATAAATTCTGGAAATCTAAAGTCGATCAGGAATATCCGTTTGAGTATGATTTTGTAGATAAAAACTTTGCAAGAACCTATAAAAAATATCAAGATCAGAGAAATTTGTTTGCACTATTGAATGTTGTGGTAATATTAATTGCCATCTTCGGATTATTTGCTTTGGCTTCTTTTTCTATGGAAAGAAGATTAAGAGAAATTGCCATCAGAAAAACGCTTGGCGCAGAAACCAATACTTTGCTGAAAGAATTATCCAAACAGTATGTAGTTTTCTGCGTAATTGGTTTCTTCATCGGAATTGTTCCTGCTTTTCTATTAATGCAAAAATGGCTCGAGAACTTTGCTTCTCGAATTGATATTCCGTTCCTGCCTTTTCTCGCAGCTTTTGTTTCGCTGCTATTTTTAACGCTGACCATTGTTTTGGCAAAAGCGTATCAGGTAACAAAAGTCGATGTGCTGAAATATTTAAAATATGAGTAA
- a CDS encoding ABC transporter ATP-binding protein — protein sequence MITITKLSKVFRTEELETKALSEISLTINQGDFVSIMGPSGSGKSTLLNIVGLLDSASSGSYKLLDQEMVGLKEKQKSQVRKENIGFIFQNFNLIDELSVFDNIELPLIYSNVPSAERKSRVNEMAKILGIDHRLKHFPQQLSGGQQQRVAVARALINNPKIILADEPTGNLDSRNGNEVMELLTDLHASGSTILMVTHSDYDASFSQRTILMKDGAILSEKANHRNVDVLVNSNN from the coding sequence ATGATTACCATTACAAAACTTTCAAAAGTATTTAGAACTGAGGAATTAGAAACCAAAGCATTAAGCGAAATTTCGCTGACCATCAATCAAGGCGATTTTGTATCGATTATGGGACCTTCGGGAAGTGGAAAATCGACTTTATTGAACATCGTCGGGCTTTTGGACAGTGCTTCAAGCGGAAGCTACAAGCTTCTAGATCAGGAAATGGTTGGCTTAAAAGAAAAGCAAAAGTCGCAGGTTAGAAAAGAAAACATCGGGTTCATCTTTCAGAATTTCAACTTGATTGACGAATTGTCTGTTTTTGATAATATCGAACTGCCTTTAATTTACAGCAATGTTCCTTCTGCAGAAAGAAAATCTCGCGTAAACGAAATGGCAAAAATATTAGGAATCGACCATCGGCTGAAACATTTCCCGCAGCAGCTTTCGGGCGGACAGCAGCAGCGCGTGGCGGTAGCAAGAGCTTTAATCAATAATCCAAAAATTATTCTGGCCGATGAGCCGACAGGAAATCTGGACAGCAGAAACGGAAACGAAGTGATGGAATTACTGACTGATCTTCATGCCAGCGGATCGACAATCTTAATGGTAACGCACTCCGATTATGACGCTTCTTTTTCTCAGAGAACCATTTTGATGAAAGATGGCGCAATTCTTTCTGAAAAAGCAAATCATAGAAATGTGGATGTTTTGGTAAATTCTAACAACTAA
- a CDS encoding sigma-54-dependent transcriptional regulator gives MKKTNASILIIDDQEDILFASKVYLKKYFENIYTLNNPKNIVELLSKNAIDVVLLDMNYRLGFEDGREGLYLLKEIKTLSPKTVVILMTAFGKVETAVEGLKSGAFDYILKPWENKKLLESVKQAVDKARKEQRKNKDVEIKEEFFVGSSEIIKKAYALADKVAKTDANVLILGENGTGKFVMAHHIHTQSERKNQPFIAVDLGSLNSNIFESELFGYAKGAFTDAKTDTAGRFEMAQNGTIFLDEIGNVPLHLQSKLLQVIQTKTVTRLGETKARPLNVRIITATNLNLKLEVADKNFREDLYYRINTMEIVLPPLRERHEDKIPLAEYLLDKMIEKYGRDEIAFDKKVLEQIEKHAWNGNIREMENKIERAVILCENNSITVSDLDLETITPYEENSDDIQLSSVEKAAVEKALLKNNNNISKTAEELGLSRGALYRRLEKFNINIG, from the coding sequence ATGAAAAAGACCAACGCATCTATTTTAATCATCGACGACCAAGAAGATATTCTTTTTGCATCAAAAGTCTACCTGAAAAAGTATTTCGAGAACATTTATACACTCAATAATCCGAAAAATATTGTCGAATTATTGTCTAAAAATGCGATTGATGTAGTCCTTTTAGACATGAATTACAGATTAGGTTTTGAAGATGGGAGAGAAGGGCTCTATTTGCTGAAGGAAATCAAAACGCTTTCGCCAAAAACGGTGGTAATACTAATGACCGCATTCGGAAAAGTGGAAACGGCTGTTGAAGGTTTAAAATCGGGAGCTTTTGACTATATTCTAAAACCTTGGGAAAATAAAAAGCTCTTAGAATCGGTAAAACAAGCTGTAGATAAAGCCCGTAAAGAACAGAGGAAAAACAAAGATGTTGAGATAAAAGAAGAATTCTTTGTCGGTAGTTCTGAAATTATAAAAAAAGCCTATGCATTAGCAGACAAAGTGGCAAAAACCGACGCCAATGTTTTGATTTTAGGCGAAAACGGAACAGGAAAATTTGTTATGGCGCATCATATTCATACGCAGTCTGAAAGAAAAAATCAGCCGTTTATAGCGGTAGATTTGGGTTCTTTAAATTCGAATATTTTTGAAAGTGAATTGTTTGGCTATGCCAAAGGCGCTTTTACCGATGCTAAAACGGATACGGCAGGACGTTTTGAAATGGCGCAGAACGGGACTATCTTTTTGGATGAAATAGGAAATGTGCCGCTTCATTTGCAATCAAAATTGCTTCAAGTGATTCAGACGAAAACTGTAACAAGATTAGGAGAAACGAAAGCAAGGCCTTTGAACGTAAGAATTATTACAGCAACAAATTTGAACTTAAAACTAGAAGTAGCCGATAAAAATTTCCGCGAAGACTTGTATTATCGCATCAATACGATGGAAATTGTTTTGCCTCCGCTGAGAGAACGCCACGAAGATAAAATTCCGCTTGCCGAATATCTTTTGGATAAAATGATTGAAAAATATGGCCGTGACGAAATTGCTTTTGATAAAAAAGTCTTGGAGCAGATTGAAAAACACGCTTGGAATGGAAACATCCGCGAGATGGAAAATAAAATTGAACGAGCGGTTATTCTTTGCGAAAACAATTCGATCACCGTTTCTGATTTGGATTTAGAAACAATAACGCCATACGAAGAAAACTCAGATGATATTCAGCTTTCTTCGGTCGAAAAGGCCGCTGTTGAAAAAGCACTTCTTAAAAATAACAATAATATCAGTAAAACTGCCGAAGAATTGGGCTTGTCGCGAGGCGCGCTCTACAGACGTTTGGAGAAATTTAATATCAATATCGGTTAA
- a CDS encoding sensor histidine kinase: protein MWNALQTYKLLFLRLIFIVIGIELSLYFFRIGLLFTGIFGLCIVFLLSREMYFYVRNLVLIYNKTISSILQDDFSSDFSKHKFNSTYNELFTLYETLKNKQNEQVTRDIIYRSILNNIESGVIILQKQEADWNIFLMNDYFSGHFNVPKVSKWKYLKNQLPSLCEIIEEDDFNEIKTSIELSINEQSKQTFVLQASRTEIFGQDYFIVLLDSIQNVVEKKEKDAWINLMKVISHELLNSITPIRSICQNLEDLVEQESLSTEDLEDMKQSVQTMLKRSDHLQKFVEGYRKLAMLPSPKKEKVSLQQVVENCIQIMNPLLKKNNIEMLNAVTQNYLINVDSQQIEQVLINLLTNSINALENSGLKQISILAEAKNNRIFIKVSDSGKGVEKEIEDKIFLPFFTTRPEGAGIGLTLSKNIVEAHGGYISQKSENGKTTFEISLIEE, encoded by the coding sequence ATGTGGAACGCTTTACAGACTTATAAACTTCTTTTTTTGCGGTTGATTTTTATCGTGATCGGAATCGAATTGTCGCTATATTTCTTTAGAATTGGTTTGCTTTTTACAGGAATTTTTGGTCTCTGCATAGTTTTTCTGCTGTCTCGCGAAATGTATTTTTATGTACGCAATCTGGTTCTAATCTACAACAAAACCATTTCTTCAATATTGCAGGATGACTTTAGTTCCGATTTTTCTAAGCATAAATTCAATAGTACGTATAATGAATTGTTCACTTTGTACGAGACATTAAAAAATAAGCAAAATGAGCAAGTTACGAGAGATATTATTTACCGTTCGATCTTAAATAATATAGAATCGGGTGTTATTATTTTGCAAAAGCAAGAAGCCGATTGGAACATTTTTTTAATGAACGATTATTTTTCTGGCCATTTTAATGTTCCGAAAGTTTCGAAATGGAAATACTTGAAAAATCAGCTGCCGTCTTTGTGCGAAATTATCGAAGAAGATGATTTTAACGAAATAAAAACCTCTATAGAACTGAGCATAAACGAACAGAGCAAGCAGACTTTTGTTTTGCAGGCTTCTCGCACCGAAATTTTTGGGCAGGATTATTTTATTGTTTTACTCGACTCGATTCAGAATGTAGTGGAGAAAAAAGAAAAAGATGCGTGGATCAATTTGATGAAAGTGATTTCGCATGAATTATTAAATTCTATAACGCCAATTCGTTCGATCTGCCAGAATTTGGAAGATTTAGTGGAGCAAGAGTCGCTTTCGACAGAAGATTTGGAAGATATGAAACAAAGCGTGCAAACGATGCTGAAACGAAGCGACCATTTGCAGAAGTTTGTCGAGGGGTATCGAAAACTGGCCATGCTGCCTTCTCCTAAAAAAGAAAAAGTGTCATTGCAGCAGGTGGTTGAAAACTGCATTCAAATTATGAATCCGCTTTTGAAGAAAAATAATATCGAAATGTTGAATGCGGTCACGCAAAACTATCTAATAAATGTAGATTCGCAACAGATCGAACAGGTGCTGATTAATCTCTTGACAAACTCAATCAATGCTTTGGAAAATAGCGGTTTGAAACAAATTTCGATTTTGGCAGAAGCCAAAAACAATCGCATTTTTATAAAGGTTTCTGACAGCGGAAAAGGAGTAGAAAAAGAAATTGAAGACAAAATATTTCTTCCGTTTTTCACCACCAGACCCGAAGGCGCGGGAATCGGCCTGACTTTATCTAAAAATATTGTTGAAGCGCACGGCGGTTATATTTCGCAAAAAAGCGAAAACGGAAAAACGACTTTTGAAATCAGTTTGATTGAGGAATGA
- a CDS encoding DMT family transporter, translated as MERRQLLLFLLILGTAFWGISYSVTKMAIGEYSLNIFLFYRFLLAVAVLSVIFWKYVKDINRVAIKTGFLLAVPMFLGIQLQTVGLKYTDASQCSFIAGLTVIIIPLLKLAVYKTNPSLKIWIAAFTALAGLFIIAIQDKFTINFGDLFTIAGAFAFAVYLIAVEKHSATKNLLYSIVPMFAFCALFTFLIALTDSSSEWFPQNNTFWMGVVYCALFSTAFMYTVSNVSQRYLSAERVAVIYLFEPVFGAIGAFFILGENLTWRLLLGGALIFSATIISEVNFKSNRLKLLNLREKN; from the coding sequence ATGGAAAGAAGACAGCTTTTATTGTTTTTATTAATTCTTGGAACCGCTTTTTGGGGAATATCGTACTCTGTAACCAAAATGGCAATTGGCGAGTATTCTCTAAATATATTTTTATTCTACCGCTTCCTGCTGGCTGTTGCTGTATTGAGTGTCATATTTTGGAAATATGTGAAAGACATCAATCGAGTAGCCATCAAAACAGGCTTTTTGCTTGCTGTGCCAATGTTTTTAGGCATTCAGCTGCAGACTGTTGGGCTTAAATATACAGATGCTTCGCAATGCTCCTTTATCGCAGGATTAACGGTTATTATTATTCCGCTCTTAAAACTGGCCGTTTACAAAACCAATCCTTCGCTAAAAATCTGGATTGCGGCTTTTACTGCTTTAGCCGGTCTCTTTATTATTGCGATTCAGGATAAGTTTACCATAAACTTTGGAGATTTATTTACCATCGCCGGAGCCTTCGCCTTTGCGGTTTATTTAATTGCTGTTGAGAAACATTCAGCTACCAAAAACCTCTTGTACTCCATTGTTCCAATGTTTGCGTTCTGTGCGCTTTTTACTTTTTTAATAGCGTTAACAGACAGTTCGTCAGAATGGTTTCCGCAAAACAATACGTTCTGGATGGGCGTAGTTTATTGCGCTTTGTTTTCTACGGCTTTTATGTACACGGTTTCAAATGTCTCTCAGCGCTATTTATCGGCAGAACGCGTGGCGGTAATTTATCTGTTTGAACCTGTTTTTGGGGCGATTGGCGCTTTCTTTATTTTGGGCGAAAACTTAACTTGGCGCTTGCTTCTAGGCGGAGCTTTGATTTTTTCAGCGACTATTATTTCAGAAGTGAATTTTAAAAGCAACAGATTAAAACTGCTGAATCTGCGTGAAAAAAACTAA
- a CDS encoding GNAT family N-acetyltransferase — protein MNALKITKATIDDVLTLQTIGRQTFSETFADVNSEENMKKYLDESFATAKLSAELNNPSSYFYLALLDEKIVGYLKLNTADAQTEKEDLNALEIERIYVAKEFHGKKVAQALYAQAEEIAGTLKAAYMWLGVWEKNFRAVSFYTKNGFVQFDTHIFRLGDDEQTDLMMKKVLI, from the coding sequence ATGAATGCTCTAAAAATAACCAAAGCCACGATAGACGACGTTTTAACGCTTCAAACCATCGGCAGACAAACTTTTTCTGAAACTTTTGCCGATGTCAACAGCGAAGAAAACATGAAAAAATATCTGGACGAAAGCTTCGCTACAGCAAAACTAAGTGCCGAATTAAACAATCCATCATCATATTTCTATCTAGCTCTTTTAGACGAAAAAATCGTGGGCTACCTAAAATTGAATACAGCTGATGCCCAAACCGAAAAAGAAGATTTAAATGCCTTAGAAATTGAACGCATTTATGTGGCAAAAGAATTTCACGGCAAAAAAGTCGCACAGGCCTTATATGCTCAGGCAGAAGAAATCGCTGGCACGCTAAAGGCAGCGTATATGTGGCTTGGCGTTTGGGAGAAAAATTTCAGAGCCGTGAGTTTCTACACTAAAAATGGTTTTGTGCAATTTGACACGCATATTTTTAGGTTAGGCGACGACGAACAAACCGATTTAATGATGAAAAAAGTATTGATTTAA
- a CDS encoding LysR family transcriptional regulator gives MDLQQIKYFLALARELHFWNTAGKMNITQSALSRQIQSLENQLGVQLFERNKRNVKLTAAGQFLKEKWEVELSKLEFIHQSARQIQLGESGTITISHPDSISASIMPEILSRISDAFPKLKIKLVQVLYENQQDFLRNYKIDLAFTRDINTDKDIQSQKIQTDYLAIVVPEDHPYQTPADLTKETLASQKFILPTNDEGSSYSDLIRRLFNSFENAPEVYLYSEFGSAIIALVRKGLGIAILPDSYVFHEIPGIRFIKLPLETDLYVNWRTEDHNPVLANVLKLIIP, from the coding sequence ATGGATTTACAGCAGATTAAATATTTTTTGGCTTTGGCGCGCGAACTTCATTTCTGGAATACTGCCGGAAAAATGAATATTACACAATCAGCGCTCAGCCGTCAGATTCAGTCTCTTGAGAATCAGCTTGGCGTTCAGTTGTTTGAGCGAAACAAACGCAATGTCAAACTGACTGCGGCAGGCCAATTCTTAAAAGAAAAATGGGAGGTAGAATTGAGTAAACTTGAATTTATTCATCAATCTGCCCGCCAGATTCAGTTAGGGGAGAGCGGCACCATTACCATTTCTCATCCCGATTCTATTTCGGCTTCTATTATGCCCGAAATTTTGTCCCGTATTTCAGATGCTTTTCCAAAGCTTAAAATCAAACTGGTTCAGGTTTTATACGAGAATCAGCAGGATTTTCTCCGCAATTACAAAATAGATTTGGCATTTACCAGAGACATTAATACCGATAAAGATATTCAGTCTCAAAAAATCCAAACCGATTATTTGGCGATTGTCGTTCCAGAAGATCATCCTTATCAGACACCTGCCGATTTAACCAAGGAAACGCTTGCTTCTCAAAAATTTATCTTGCCAACCAATGATGAAGGAAGCAGTTACAGCGATCTTATCCGAAGGTTATTCAACTCTTTCGAGAATGCTCCCGAAGTGTATCTTTATTCTGAATTTGGTTCTGCCATTATCGCTTTGGTTCGTAAAGGACTCGGAATCGCCATTTTGCCAGATTCGTATGTTTTTCATGAAATTCCAGGAATCCGATTTATCAAATTGCCTTTAGAAACCGATTTATATGTCAACTGGAGAACCGAAGATCATAACCCTGTGCTGGCCAATGTTTTGAAACTGATTATTCCGTAA
- a CDS encoding GNAT family N-acetyltransferase, giving the protein MTFSHSIKSFDELTNHEMYNMLRLRSDVFVVEQNCPYLDLDNKDQKGFHLLYYADGELAGITRLLPKGVSYDEVSIGRVVIARSHRGLGLGVKLMEASIAGCEEKFGKGPIRISAQYHLSKFYQSLGFAEQGEVYDEDGIPHIGMLRA; this is encoded by the coding sequence ATGACATTCAGCCATTCCATTAAATCTTTTGACGAATTAACCAATCACGAAATGTACAATATGCTTCGATTAAGAAGCGATGTGTTTGTGGTCGAACAAAACTGCCCTTATCTCGATTTGGACAATAAAGATCAGAAAGGTTTTCATTTATTGTATTATGCCGATGGCGAATTGGCTGGCATAACACGCTTGCTTCCTAAAGGGGTATCGTACGATGAAGTTTCGATAGGAAGAGTGGTAATTGCAAGATCTCATCGCGGATTAGGTCTAGGAGTAAAACTAATGGAGGCTTCGATTGCGGGATGCGAAGAAAAATTTGGAAAAGGTCCAATCAGAATCAGTGCGCAATATCATTTGTCCAAATTCTACCAATCGTTAGGATTTGCAGAGCAGGGAGAAGTTTATGATGAAGACGGAATTCCGCATATCGGAATGCTAAGAGCTTAA
- a CDS encoding DMT family transporter: MNWIILIIAGLFEVAFASCLGKAKATTGTEMYYWYIGFFISLTISMLLLMKATETLPLGTAYAVWTGIGAVGTVLVGIFIFKEPAAFWRLFFLATLVGSIVGLKAVSH, translated from the coding sequence ATGAACTGGATTATCTTAATCATTGCAGGCCTATTTGAAGTAGCTTTTGCCTCATGTCTCGGAAAAGCAAAAGCAACTACAGGAACCGAAATGTACTATTGGTATATTGGTTTCTTCATATCATTAACGATAAGTATGCTTTTATTAATGAAAGCTACAGAAACATTACCGCTAGGAACTGCTTATGCTGTTTGGACAGGAATTGGCGCAGTCGGAACGGTATTGGTCGGAATCTTTATTTTTAAAGAACCTGCAGCGTTCTGGAGATTATTTTTTCTAGCCACTTTGGTTGGTTCTATTGTTGGTTTAAAAGCGGTTTCCCACTAA
- a CDS encoding Crp/Fnr family transcriptional regulator, whose amino-acid sequence MDISNILDRIHQLPEQSKIALQNNVTEIAFAKGHILLKANKVESNIYFIKKGLVRAYVERDNEVTFWFGKEGETIISMKSYVEDQPGYETIELLEDCELYELKTENLRKLFNQDVHIANWGRKFAEKELIKTEERLISKQFKNASERYLELMKDHPELLQRVQLGHIASYLGITQVSLSRIRSELK is encoded by the coding sequence ATGGATATTTCCAACATTCTTGATCGCATACACCAACTTCCTGAGCAGTCTAAAATTGCTTTGCAAAACAACGTTACAGAAATAGCTTTTGCTAAAGGACATATTTTGCTAAAGGCCAACAAAGTAGAATCGAATATCTATTTTATAAAAAAAGGATTGGTTAGAGCCTATGTAGAACGCGATAACGAAGTCACTTTTTGGTTTGGAAAAGAAGGCGAAACCATAATCTCAATGAAAAGTTACGTTGAAGATCAGCCCGGATATGAAACCATCGAACTTTTGGAAGATTGCGAATTGTACGAACTCAAAACAGAAAACCTTAGAAAACTCTTTAATCAAGACGTTCACATTGCCAATTGGGGAAGAAAATTTGCTGAAAAGGAATTAATAAAAACAGAAGAACGTTTGATTTCTAAACAATTCAAAAATGCTTCTGAACGCTATTTGGAACTAATGAAAGACCATCCTGAACTCCTGCAAAGAGTTCAATTAGGACATATCGCTTCTTATTTGGGGATTACACAGGTCAGTTTAAGCAGAATACGTTCAGAATTAAAATAA